A DNA window from Aminipila luticellarii contains the following coding sequences:
- a CDS encoding YidC/Oxa1 family membrane protein insertase, with translation MQTIIGFIAMPLGWLLSFIYSLLNNYGFTLIIFTILVKGCLYPLYAAQIKSTAGMADIQPKVQALQRKYANDKETLNIKMMELYKEEKFNPMGGCLPMLIQMPIIFGLFALLRNPMSYISSDTMLLAIHESFFWIMDLSQPDLWILPIAAGITTFISYTQTQSQQQGMNNQMAPMMNMMKYLFPVMIVWMGRSFPAGLTIYWFIGTVVQIAFNFRLNKLRKKMKLESEKKRKK, from the coding sequence ATGCAAACAATTATTGGTTTTATTGCAATGCCTCTGGGTTGGTTATTAAGTTTTATTTATAGTTTGTTAAATAACTATGGGTTCACTTTAATAATTTTCACCATATTGGTAAAAGGTTGCCTTTATCCGCTCTATGCGGCACAGATTAAATCGACTGCTGGTATGGCCGATATTCAACCAAAAGTACAGGCTTTGCAAAGAAAATACGCAAACGACAAAGAAACACTGAATATAAAGATGATGGAGCTTTATAAAGAGGAAAAGTTCAATCCGATGGGCGGATGCTTACCTATGCTGATTCAAATGCCTATCATATTTGGGCTTTTTGCTTTACTTAGAAATCCAATGTCTTATATTTCGAGTGATACGATGCTATTGGCAATCCATGAGTCCTTCTTTTGGATTATGGATTTGAGCCAGCCAGATTTATGGATTCTTCCAATAGCAGCCGGTATAACCACTTTTATTTCTTATACTCAAACACAGTCTCAGCAGCAGGGTATGAATAACCAGATGGCACCGATGATGAATATGATGAAATATTTGTTTCCGGTGATGATCGTATGGATGGGCAGATCTTTTCCGGCCGGCCTGACGATTTACTGGTTTATAGGTACCGTTGTTCAGATTGCTTTCAACTTTAGGCTTAATAAATTAAGAAAAAAGATGAAGTTGGAATCAGAGAAAAAACGCAAGAAATAA
- the rnpA gene encoding ribonuclease P protein component, whose amino-acid sequence MLKEGVLRKKKDFSAIYKKGNSFGGRYVVLFYKKNNLDYNRLGFLASKKVGNSVVRNRARRLMKESFRRMESDMQTGFDLIFIARNTINDVKCDEVYKSMNSLVKRAGLIQKK is encoded by the coding sequence ATGCTTAAAGAAGGTGTATTACGCAAAAAAAAAGATTTTTCTGCTATTTATAAAAAAGGAAATTCTTTCGGTGGAAGATATGTGGTCTTATTTTACAAAAAAAATAACTTGGATTACAATCGATTAGGGTTTTTAGCAAGTAAAAAAGTAGGAAACAGCGTAGTAAGAAACAGGGCTAGACGACTTATGAAAGAGAGTTTTAGACGAATGGAATCCGATATGCAAACGGGATTTGATCTTATTTTTATTGCGAGAAATACTATCAACGATGTAAAATGTGATGAGGTTTACAAATCTATGAATTCTCTTGTAAAAAGAGCTGGATTAATTCAAAAAAAATAA
- the jag gene encoding RNA-binding cell elongation regulator Jag/EloR, which produces MDYAEKWGKDEDEAIRLALLDLKLTIDEVDVIVLEESSKGFFGIGSKLAKVRVQKKAAAQAEQKSAKTAVKETPITNVQSSSSKEFTKKEFGKKEKKEHKEGRENGSAKKSESLESIKIERPDDLVAVEHSPALDFLKEVTEKMGIEVTVTAAENENSIYLDINGKDSGTVIGKRGQTLDAIQYLTRLVVNKEDEKYKKVVVDAENYRAKREKTLEQLANRLADKVVRTKKSVRLEPMNPYERKVIHATLQGNPKITTRSEGEEPYRRVIIEMK; this is translated from the coding sequence ATGGATTACGCAGAAAAGTGGGGGAAAGACGAAGATGAAGCAATCAGGCTTGCCCTCCTTGATTTAAAACTTACGATAGACGAAGTTGATGTAATTGTATTGGAAGAATCTTCAAAAGGCTTTTTTGGCATAGGTTCAAAACTTGCCAAGGTAAGAGTTCAAAAGAAGGCAGCTGCTCAGGCTGAACAAAAGTCGGCAAAAACAGCTGTGAAAGAAACTCCAATAACAAATGTACAGAGTAGCTCAAGTAAAGAGTTTACAAAAAAAGAATTTGGAAAAAAAGAAAAGAAGGAGCACAAAGAAGGAAGAGAAAACGGAAGTGCTAAAAAAAGTGAAAGCCTTGAAAGTATTAAAATTGAAAGGCCGGATGATTTAGTAGCTGTTGAACATTCCCCTGCTTTAGATTTTCTTAAAGAAGTAACTGAAAAGATGGGAATTGAAGTCACAGTTACTGCTGCTGAAAATGAAAACAGCATATATCTTGACATCAACGGTAAAGATTCAGGGACTGTTATCGGGAAAAGAGGACAGACCTTGGATGCGATTCAGTATTTAACTCGTCTTGTTGTCAATAAAGAAGATGAAAAATATAAGAAAGTAGTTGTTGATGCCGAAAACTATAGAGCTAAAAGAGAAAAGACTTTGGAACAGCTGGCAAATCGGCTGGCAGACAAAGTTGTTCGGACAAAGAAGAGTGTAAGACTTGAACCAATGAATCCTTATGAGAGAAAAGTGATTCATGCTACTCTTCAAGGCAACCCTAAGATCACGACACGAAGTGAGGGTGAAGAACCTTATAGAAGGGTTATAATAGAAATGAAATAA
- the yidD gene encoding membrane protein insertion efficiency factor YidD has protein sequence MKRIVIGLIRVYQKFISPLFPPTCRFYPTCSAYFIQAVEKYGVVKGSFLGIKRILKCHPFHPGGYDPLK, from the coding sequence TTGAAAAGAATCGTTATAGGACTTATTAGGGTATATCAGAAATTTATTTCACCTTTATTTCCACCAACCTGCCGGTTTTATCCGACTTGCTCAGCATATTTTATTCAGGCAGTTGAAAAATATGGTGTTGTAAAAGGCAGTTTTCTTGGAATTAAGAGGATTTTGAAATGTCATCCGTTTCATCCTGGTGGCTATGATCCTTTAAAGTAG